The genomic region AGGGCCGCGTCCACGGCGTCCCGGTCCGGCACCGGGTCACAGCCTCATGTCGTCGAGGAGCTCGGCGAATCCGGCGCGTTCGGCGACGACCGCCAGGACGTCGCTGGGCAGCACCCCGCCGCCGACCGACAGCGAGCGCAGCTCGTCCTCGGTGATCCCCAGGTCGGTGAGCAGCCGTCCGTCGCCGTCCGGCGCCGGGTTGGGGCGCGCTCCCGCGCTCTCCGCCGGCTGGGGGGCGCCGAGGCCGCCCGCCTCGGAGAGCACAGCCGCGAGCGCGTGGTCGTGCACCACACGGGCGTCGGACAGGTAGACGCGGGGTTCACCGTCCTCCTCGGCCCGGACGAGGGCGAACCACTCGTCGTCGGCCTCGATGAGAAGGAGGGAGAGGTCACCGCCCCGCTCGACGGCGAAGTCGACCATGAGGTCCGTGACGTCGTCGATGACGTCCACGTCCCCGAGGTCGACCTCGGTTCCCCGCCACGTCTTCCCGTTGGGGGCGAAGACAGCTGCGAAGATCGACACCGCGCGCGCTCCTGTTCTCCGGGGTGCTGGTCCTGGTACCCCTTACCCCATCCCGTCGAGGACACGCTGGAAGGACTGGGCGAATCCCAACCGTTCGGACACGCTGGCCAGGACCTCGTCCGGGTACAGGTCCAGGTCGCCCGCCAGGGCGCCCAGCTCCATCTCGTCCAGTCCGAGGTCGGCCACGATCGACAGGTCGCCGGCGGGCAGGACCTGGTCGAGGTCGTCGTCATCCGGCTGGTCGATGTCCAGGTAGTCCAGGACGTCCCGCGCCACCTGCCAGTCGACGGAGGCGGTCACGTCCGAGAGGAAGAGGGAGACCTCCTCGCCGTAGACCCTGGCGATGATGAAGAAGTCGTCGCCGACCGAGACCAGTCCGAGGGACCCGCTGATGCTGGGCTGCTGCCGCAGCGCGTGGACCAGTCCCTTGAGGTCGCGCGTGAGCGACACGGGGAGGAGGTCGACGTCCCAGTACTCCTCTTCCCGGTACGCGATCGCCGCGAAGTCGCCCGAGTCGTCGTCACCATGATCGAGAACAGTCATCGTCACCCCAACCCGGCCGGTGCAATAGGTGCGGGCGAGGTCCCGCCGATCGCCCGTGCGTGTGTCATGGTAACGATCACTTCCGCCTCGCCGTCGCCCTTGTCTCCTGCGTCAGTCCGCCCACGTTCTCATGAGAACCGACGCGCCGCCTCCCTGCGGGCCGTTCCGGGGAATCGGTGCCCGCCGCGCGCCGTCCGGGCCGTGGCCCGCGGTCGGCCTTCTCTTCCCCTGTGGGACGCGAGTGAACCCTGGTACGGGGGTCGCTCACGGTTAGACTCGGGCCGACCCCTTTTCCCCACCACCGTCCTGTTGTCCCAGCTCACCCGGAGAACGTCTTGGAAACCCTGGTCGTCGACCACCCCTTGGTCGCGCACAAGCTGACCACCCTGCGCGACGTGGGAACGGACTCGCCCACCTTCCGGCGGCTCACCGACGAGTTGGTGACCCTCCTCGCCTACGAGGCGACACGGGACGTTCGAGTGACCGACGTCACCATCCGAACCCCGCTCGTGGAGACCACCGGAACGCAGCTCACGCGTCCGACCCCGCTCGTCGTCCCGATCCTGCGGGCGGGCCTGGGCATGCTCGACGGCATGACCCGCCTGCTGCCCACCGCCGAGGTCGGCTTCCTGGGCATGGCCCGCGACGAGGAGACCCTGCAGCCCGCCACCTACGCCGACCGACTGCCGCAGGACCTGTCCGGCCGCCAGTGCTACGTACTCGACCCGATGCTGGCGACCGGCGGCACGCTGGCCGCGGCGCTCAAGCTCCTGGTGGACCGGGGCGCCGACCACATCACCGCCCTGTGCCTTCTGGCCGCGCCGGAAGGGCTGGAAGCGGTCGAGCGGAAGCTGGCCGAAACGCTGAGGCCCGACCACGGCGCGACCCTGCGCGTGGTGACCGCCGCCGTGGACGAGCGCCTGAACGAGCACGGCTTCATCCTCCCGGGCCTGGGCGACGCCGGCGACCGCCTCTATGGCTGCGCCTGACGGCTCCCCCCGCACGCCGACAGCGCCCGACCGGTCTCCGGTCGGGCGCTTTTTCGGTTCTTTTCGGGTGTGGATGAATGAACGTCCGTAAATCGGGCATTGATCCCTCGCCGAGCGCGTCGACCCAGGTGGCAGCCGGAGGTCGGGCAACCTGCGACACGGCATTGCATTAGCCGAATTCATTTCGAGATTGGAACGTAACCGATTACAGTGATCATGGTTCCTGACCACCCGTAACCGGGTCGACCCACCAGGCCGAAACCACCCCACACCGGCACAGCCGCTGACGGCCGAGTGCTTCCGTTCTCGGACGCTCCTCCGCCGACCCCCCAGTGGCTACACAAAGCCCCCGAACGCCTACGCTGCGCCATCAGCCGTCCCCAGGCCCTCAAGGAGTGAGATGCCCGAGAACCGCCACCCCGCGACCAAGACAGCCCCCGACACGCACTTCAGTCCGGTCGTGAGTCGTCTTTCCTCCGAGTTCTCCGGCGTCCACCACTCCTCGACCGTCACCCGTTGCGTCGACGCGGCACGGCACGGGGCGCAGGACGTCACGGGCCGGGCGACGCCCGACCTCGTGGAGCGCATCGCGCGCCAGCACCTCCAGGTGCTCGCGATGGCGTTCGCCGAGCAGCACTAGGACCGGATCACTTCGGCGCGCTGACCTGCGAGAGCCCGCGGCGAATTCCGGACCACGCTTCACTGTGTTACCAACCCCACCGGAACCGGACACTCCCCGCAAGCGTCGAACCGACGACATACCGCCACGCCGAGGGTGGCCCCCAGGCTTTACGGGCATCATCGTCAATGCGAGAATCACTGCTGGGTTGGTGGGTCAGGTGGATTCCAAGGGGAGTCAGTCGTGGCGAAGTTGAAGAAATGGGGCGGTTACGCGCTCATCGGTTTCGTGGCGTTCTATCTGCTCACGCAACCGGAAAGCGCCGCCGGGGTGATCCAGAGCGCCCTGGGCGGGCTGATGGGCGGCGCGGAGTCGATGTCCCGCTTCGTTAACGCGCTGCTGCCGTAAGGGGTTGGTCCGCTGCCATGCGGCTCGTCGCGTCGAGCAACAGCGCTCCAGCGTCCGTCAACCGCTACCTCCTGCCCCATGAGCAGGACGTGGTGACCATCCGTCGGCACCCGGCCGTTCTGATCGGCCCGGTGGGCGCGGTGCTCGGGGCGCTGATCTTCGCCGGGATCCTGAGCAACCTGCCGTTCGCGTCCGACAGCACGGCGACACTGGCCATCATCTGGTGGCTGTGGCTGCTCGTGCTGGTGTGGTTCGTGTGGCGCGTGGCCGAGTGGTCCGTGGACTACTTCGTCATCACGTCGGCCCGCCTGCTGCTGACCACGGGGCTCATCACCCGGCAGGTCAACATGATGCCGCTGGGCAAGGTCACGGACATGCGCTTCGAGCGGACACTGCTGGGACGGTTCCTCGGCTACGGGACCTTCGTGATGGAGTCCGCCGGCCAGGACCAGGCGCTGAGCAGGATCGCCTTCATCCCGTACCCGGAGCAGCTCTACCTCGAGGTCGTGGGGCTCATCTTCAAGGAGTAGCCGCCCGCACCGAGTTCGACGAGGAGCATCCGCCGTCCCGGCGGGTGCTCCTCGCTGTCCGGGCTGTCCGGGCCGGCCGCGCCGCCCGTGTTCGGCGTTCGTTCACCTTCCGTTCACCTAACTCACAGGCCATGCTTCCCTGACCGCGACGCGATGTGACCGAGCCCTCCCGGACAGGCGCCTCCACCGCCGTGAACTGCGACGACACGAATCCGCTCCCGGCGGAGCCGCTACGCCGGGCCCGCGCCGGAGAGAAGTCGGATTGACTTGAAGGTGAACATAGGGTTAACTCAGGTCATCTGATACGGAAACGAGGAGGTTCCCATGGCACGCAGCAGCAATGCGCCACACCTCGCTCGCTCCACCAAGGCCGGTGGGCGCACCCGCCCCGAGGCCGAGACCCGGCGGCTCGCCGGACTGACGACCACCCCGGTCCACGTCCCGCAGCCCCGCGACAGTGCCGACACCACGCGTTCGGGCCACCCGATCATGCACTGGGTCATGGTCACCGACGACAACGGCCGCACGCACCCCGAGGCGCGCTGGTTGTAACCGCGACGGACGCGGCGGAGGCGGCGGCCTCCGCGCCACGGACCCACGGTCCGTCGGCGCGGCGCAGGAGCCGCCCCCGCGACCGGAGAGCCGCCAGGCTTCGGCCATCGAGCGAGTGAAGGGCCGCCCCCGAGGGGCGGCCCTTCGTGTTTCCCGCACCCGCCACCGCCCTCCGGGATCACCCCGACAGCGGCGCCGGGACGCCGCCCGCACCGCCCGCCACCCGGTCGACGTCCACGTGTCGACAAATCGGCATGTCCGTGAATCGGGTTATAGACGTCCGCAACCGGACCACAGACCGTGTTGTGAGGGTGACTCCTGTCTCACTCCCGTGCGCTTGCCCATTGACCAGACGAGACGTATCGTCTTGCTCATGAGGCTGTACTTCTTCCTGTAGAACCGCGCCGGACGCCCGTGTTCCGAGCACCGCGAAGCCGCTGACCTGCGGCGCCGCACCGCTCCACCGGTGTCCCCACCTTCCGCGGTCGCGCCGGGCAGCCTCCACGTTCCCTTCCGACATGATCACCGCCCTCCTGGGCGCGTTCCTGTCCGAAACCTCGTGCCGCAGGCCCTCGTCCGCCGATCCGCGCCCCCACGGACCGCACGACAGAGAGGACGCCCTTCCATGACCACCGGACTTCGCTCCCGCTCCCGCTCCCAGATCGCCCTCACCGACGTGGCCAAGCGCTACGGGGACCACCTCGTCCTGGACCGGCTCACCCTGACCATCGCCCCCGGAGAACGGGTCGGCGTCATCGGGGACAACGGCTCGGGCAAGAGCACGCTGCTGCGCCTGCTCGCCGGACAGGAGCGCCCCGACAACGGTGACGTCGTCGTGCGGGCGCCCGGGGGTGTCGGCCACCTGCCCCAGACCCTCGACACCGTTCCCGGCGGGATCCTCGCGGGCACGGTCCAGGACGCCGTCGACACCGCCCTGGCCGACCAGCGCGAGTTGGAACGGCGCCTGCGCCGGGCCGAGGCCGGCCTCGGCACCGCCACCCGCGAGGAGCTGGACGCCTACGGCGACCTGCTCGCCGAGTTCGAGGCCCGCGGCGGCTACGACGCCGACGCCCGCGTGGACGCCGGGCTGCACGGCCTGGGGCTGCCCGGCCTCGACCGGTGCCGCCCGCTGCGCACCCTGTCCGGCGGCGAGCGCTCGCGCCTGGCACTGGCCGGGGTCCTGGCCGCCGCACCCGAGCTCCTGCTGCTGGACGAGCCCACCAACGACCTGGACGACCAGGCGGTGGCCTGGTTGGAGGAGCGTCTCAGGTCGCACCACGGCACGGTCGTCGCGGTCACGCACGATCGCGCCTTCCTGGCCGGAGTGACCGACACCGTGCTGGAGGTCGACCACGTCGCACACGGGGTCAACAGGTACGGCAACGGCTACGACGGCTTCCTCGCGGCCAAGGCGGCGGCCCGGTCGCGCTGGATCCGGGAGTACGAGGAGTGGAGGCTCGACACCGCCCGCCAGCGGCGCCTGGTCGAGAACAACGCCCAGCGCCTGGACGGCATCCCCCGCCGGATGGCCAAGGCCGCCTTCGGACATGGCGGATTCCGGCTGCGCGGCGCCGACCACGGGGCCCGGAGCCGGATCCGCGTCGCGAAGGAGCGGTTGCGGCGGCTGACCGGGGACCCCGTGCCACCGCCGCCGGTCCCCCTGCGGATGACCGCCGAGTTCTCCTCGGGGCCGACGCCGTCAGCGGAACCGGGCGTCGCCGGTGCGCCCGTTCCGGGAGCGCCGGGCGGATCCGGTGCGCCGCCCGCCGCCGTCCTCGACCGGGTCCGGGTCGGCCACCGGCTGGACGTCGAGGCCCTGACCGTGGCCGCCGGCGAGCGCGTCCTGGTCACCGGCCCCAACGGCGCGGGCAAGACGACCCTGC from Nocardiopsis aegyptia harbors:
- the upp gene encoding uracil phosphoribosyltransferase, translating into METLVVDHPLVAHKLTTLRDVGTDSPTFRRLTDELVTLLAYEATRDVRVTDVTIRTPLVETTGTQLTRPTPLVVPILRAGLGMLDGMTRLLPTAEVGFLGMARDEETLQPATYADRLPQDLSGRQCYVLDPMLATGGTLAAALKLLVDRGADHITALCLLAAPEGLEAVERKLAETLRPDHGATLRVVTAAVDERLNEHGFILPGLGDAGDRLYGCA
- a CDS encoding tRNA adenosine deaminase-associated protein, with the translated sequence MTVLDHGDDDSGDFAAIAYREEEYWDVDLLPVSLTRDLKGLVHALRQQPSISGSLGLVSVGDDFFIIARVYGEEVSLFLSDVTASVDWQVARDVLDYLDIDQPDDDDLDQVLPAGDLSIVADLGLDEMELGALAGDLDLYPDEVLASVSERLGFAQSFQRVLDGMG
- a CDS encoding PH domain-containing protein; its protein translation is MRLVASSNSAPASVNRYLLPHEQDVVTIRRHPAVLIGPVGAVLGALIFAGILSNLPFASDSTATLAIIWWLWLLVLVWFVWRVAEWSVDYFVITSARLLLTTGLITRQVNMMPLGKVTDMRFERTLLGRFLGYGTFVMESAGQDQALSRIAFIPYPEQLYLEVVGLIFKE
- a CDS encoding tRNA adenosine deaminase-associated protein — its product is MSIFAAVFAPNGKTWRGTEVDLGDVDVIDDVTDLMVDFAVERGGDLSLLLIEADDEWFALVRAEEDGEPRVYLSDARVVHDHALAAVLSEAGGLGAPQPAESAGARPNPAPDGDGRLLTDLGITEDELRSLSVGGGVLPSDVLAVVAERAGFAELLDDMRL
- a CDS encoding ABC-F family ATP-binding cassette domain-containing protein — its product is MTTGLRSRSRSQIALTDVAKRYGDHLVLDRLTLTIAPGERVGVIGDNGSGKSTLLRLLAGQERPDNGDVVVRAPGGVGHLPQTLDTVPGGILAGTVQDAVDTALADQRELERRLRRAEAGLGTATREELDAYGDLLAEFEARGGYDADARVDAGLHGLGLPGLDRCRPLRTLSGGERSRLALAGVLAAAPELLLLDEPTNDLDDQAVAWLEERLRSHHGTVVAVTHDRAFLAGVTDTVLEVDHVAHGVNRYGNGYDGFLAAKAAARSRWIREYEEWRLDTARQRRLVENNAQRLDGIPRRMAKAAFGHGGFRLRGADHGARSRIRVAKERLRRLTGDPVPPPPVPLRMTAEFSSGPTPSAEPGVAGAPVPGAPGGSGAPPAAVLDRVRVGHRLDVEALTVAAGERVLVTGPNGAGKTTLLRVLAGELAPDSGSVSVPARVGHLRQDDTAPPPGRTVLAAYAEGRAETPEELREELASLGLFRPAELDRPVAALSVGRRRRIEVARLTAGIHDLLLLDEPTNHLSPGLVEELEEALSRYTGALVIVTHDRRARERFSGRRVELREGAIVGDSDAR
- a CDS encoding three-helix bundle dimerization domain-containing protein — its product is MPENRHPATKTAPDTHFSPVVSRLSSEFSGVHHSSTVTRCVDAARHGAQDVTGRATPDLVERIARQHLQVLAMAFAEQH